One Marinibacterium anthonyi genomic region harbors:
- the apc3_5 gene encoding Acetophenone carboxylase gamma subunit has protein sequence MATRIGVDIGGTFTDLIYYDETTGETVEGKVPTVPHAPEEGVIHAVQAHVPEKVIAEASYFLHGTTVGLNALLERRGAEVGLLATQGFRDVLEIRRGDRAEMYNLFWEQPPALVPRRRRLEVPGRIMADGSVRAPVDEQATRAAIRALMGFNVDAIAVALINAWANPDHELLVERLIREEGFEGGISLSHRISGEYREYERTSTTVIDAFVRGRMSNYLRRLETRLRDLGFTGMALITRSGSGSMTFAEAEDRPFETIMSGPVGGAHGASEFARSLGIDALITADVGGTSFDTALILGGEPQVLYEGVIDGMPVQTTWVDVRSIGAGGGSLAHVDRGGLMRVGPQSAGAVPGPACYGKGGTQPALTDAAAYLGMLGPGELASGITLDIAASERALTAVAEGLGQDVETVATGVLRIAAAAMGGAMREVTVEQGLDPRGMTLLPFGGAGPLMACLLADDLGMNRIVLPPFAGNFSAWGLLGADRVQSAARTLVTDLNTDGLIRAQMLLDTLLSDLEARGARPAKATPSARLDLRYKGQEHSLSVDLALDGVRIAPDAGQIAETFATEYDKTFGGTLDEQVETVAVRATYTEALAPREVRVPDPDPAPPETRTVNAHSFAMGHRTPFAILPRNTFAGPTDGPCIVTETTSTLYVDAGWTIRPGARGELILERKEI, from the coding sequence GTGGCAACACGCATCGGCGTCGACATCGGTGGCACCTTCACCGACCTGATCTATTACGACGAAACCACCGGCGAGACCGTCGAAGGCAAGGTCCCCACCGTCCCCCACGCGCCCGAGGAAGGCGTGATCCACGCCGTTCAGGCCCATGTGCCGGAAAAGGTCATCGCCGAGGCGTCGTATTTCCTGCACGGCACCACCGTCGGCCTCAACGCGCTTCTGGAACGGCGCGGGGCCGAGGTGGGGTTGCTGGCGACGCAAGGCTTCCGCGACGTGCTGGAAATCCGGCGCGGCGACCGGGCCGAAATGTACAACCTGTTCTGGGAACAGCCCCCCGCGCTGGTGCCCCGTCGCCGCCGGCTTGAGGTGCCGGGGCGGATCATGGCGGACGGGTCCGTCCGTGCGCCGGTGGATGAACAGGCCACGCGGGCGGCGATCCGCGCGCTGATGGGGTTCAACGTGGACGCGATCGCCGTGGCGCTGATCAACGCCTGGGCCAATCCCGACCATGAACTGCTGGTGGAACGGCTGATCCGCGAGGAAGGCTTCGAGGGCGGCATTTCGCTGTCGCACCGGATTTCGGGCGAATACCGCGAATACGAACGGACCTCGACCACGGTCATCGACGCCTTCGTGCGCGGCCGCATGTCGAACTACCTGCGCCGACTCGAAACCCGACTGCGCGATCTGGGGTTCACCGGCATGGCGCTGATCACCCGGTCCGGCAGCGGGTCGATGACCTTTGCCGAGGCCGAGGACCGCCCGTTCGAGACCATCATGTCCGGCCCCGTGGGCGGCGCGCACGGGGCTTCGGAATTCGCGCGATCCCTTGGTATCGACGCGCTGATCACGGCGGATGTGGGCGGCACCAGCTTCGACACCGCGCTGATCCTCGGCGGTGAACCGCAGGTGCTGTACGAAGGCGTCATCGACGGGATGCCGGTACAGACCACCTGGGTCGACGTGCGTTCGATCGGGGCGGGCGGCGGGTCGCTGGCGCATGTGGACCGCGGCGGGCTGATGCGTGTCGGGCCGCAATCGGCGGGCGCCGTGCCGGGGCCGGCCTGTTATGGCAAGGGCGGCACGCAGCCCGCGCTGACCGACGCGGCGGCCTACCTGGGGATGCTGGGGCCGGGGGAACTGGCTTCGGGCATCACGCTGGACATCGCGGCGTCCGAACGGGCGCTGACGGCGGTTGCCGAAGGGCTGGGACAGGACGTGGAAACCGTCGCCACCGGCGTGTTGCGCATTGCCGCCGCCGCCATGGGGGGCGCGATGCGCGAGGTGACCGTCGAACAGGGGCTGGACCCGCGCGGCATGACATTGCTGCCGTTCGGCGGCGCCGGGCCGCTGATGGCCTGCCTGCTGGCCGATGACCTGGGCATGAACCGCATCGTGCTGCCGCCGTTCGCGGGGAATTTCTCGGCCTGGGGGCTGCTGGGCGCCGACCGGGTGCAATCGGCGGCGCGCACGCTGGTGACCGATCTGAATACCGACGGTCTGATCCGCGCGCAGATGCTGCTGGACACGCTGTTGAGTGACCTTGAAGCCCGGGGCGCACGGCCCGCCAAGGCCACGCCGTCGGCAAGGCTGGACCTGCGCTACAAGGGGCAGGAACATTCGCTGTCGGTGGATCTGGCCCTGGACGGCGTCCGGATCGCACCGGATGCGGGCCAGATCGCGGAGACCTTCGCCACGGAATACGACAAGACCTTTGGCGGCACGCTGGACGAGCAGGTCGAAACCGTCGCCGTCCGCGCCACCTATACCGAGGCGCTGGCCCCCCGCGAGGTCCGCGTGCCCGACCCGGACCCGGCCCCGCCCGAGACGCGAACCGTCAACGCCCATTCCTTTGCCATGGGCCACCGCACGCCCTTTGCCATCCTCCCGCGCAACACCTTTGCGGGGCCGACGGACGGTCCCTGCATCGTCACCGAAACCACCTCGACCCTCTACGTCGATGCCGGCTGGACGATCCGTCCGGGCGCGCGCGGCGAACTGATCCTCGAGCGGAAGGAGATCTGA
- the oppF_7 gene encoding Stage 0 sporulation protein KE, with protein sequence MSDVLLRTTRLSKVFKAGDHEVKALDDVDFDVRRGECHAVVGESGSGKSTLANIILGIHSSTFGEMHFDGKPLRQDRPRAMKRRIQLVQQNPLSSLNGRRRIGKSVRLPMDVHGLGEARHRARKVEDLLVEVGLEPEMARRTPASLSGGQRQRVAIARALAAEPDLIVLDEPTSALDVLVQARVLKLLDKLRQDRGLTYVFITHDLAVVRALADRISVFAEGRRVETGLADQIFSAPKAEFTRQLIGAVPVASAEEEAMRDAIRLTGRAPAA encoded by the coding sequence ATGAGCGATGTCCTCCTGCGCACGACGCGGCTGTCCAAGGTCTTCAAGGCCGGCGACCACGAGGTGAAGGCGCTGGACGACGTCGATTTCGACGTGCGCCGGGGCGAATGCCACGCGGTCGTCGGCGAAAGCGGATCCGGCAAGTCGACGCTGGCCAATATCATCCTGGGCATCCATTCCTCGACCTTTGGCGAGATGCATTTCGACGGCAAGCCCCTGCGCCAGGACCGGCCGCGTGCGATGAAACGGCGGATCCAGTTGGTGCAGCAGAACCCACTGTCGTCGCTGAACGGGCGGCGGCGGATCGGCAAGTCGGTCCGCCTGCCGATGGATGTGCACGGGCTGGGCGAGGCGCGTCATCGGGCCCGCAAGGTCGAAGACCTGCTGGTCGAGGTGGGGCTGGAACCCGAAATGGCCCGCCGCACGCCCGCGTCGCTGTCCGGCGGCCAGCGCCAGCGGGTGGCCATCGCGCGGGCGCTGGCGGCGGAACCGGACCTGATCGTGCTGGACGAACCGACCTCGGCGCTGGACGTGCTGGTGCAGGCGCGCGTGCTGAAGCTGCTGGACAAGCTGCGCCAGGACAGGGGGCTGACCTATGTCTTCATCACCCACGACCTGGCCGTCGTGCGCGCGCTGGCGGACCGGATCAGTGTCTTTGCCGAAGGCCGCCGGGTCGAAACCGGGCTGGCCGACCAGATCTTCTCGGCTCCGAAGGCCGAATTCACCCGGCAATTGATCGGCGCCGTCCCCGTGGCCAGCGCCGAGGAAGAAGCCATGCGCGACGCGATCCGCCTCACAGGCCGCGCGCCCGCAGCCTGA
- the oppD_10 gene encoding Stage 0 sporulation protein KD: protein MAVLKIRDLKLGFRKGRQTAQVLHGISLHVNAGEKVALVGESGSGKSVTAQLALGRLQQERGTLTSGLIEVVGHDLIRAPQAMAPERGHRVTMIFQDPTSALNPVFRIGEIFAEVLRAGGQRVTETQARDRAMQALAEVHIPDPARALDSYPFQLSGGMNQRVMIAMALANEPELLLADEPGTALDVTVQAQTLRLMDDLVTQKGTAVLFISHNLSVVREFADRVYVIYRGKIVEHGRTDQLFADPRHPYTRALLSAAPKLIGGGLPDLPEHSDAFRDPLIVHDGCGEPDEVNA from the coding sequence ATGGCCGTTCTCAAGATACGCGACCTGAAGCTGGGCTTCCGCAAGGGCCGCCAGACGGCGCAGGTGCTGCATGGCATCTCGCTGCATGTGAACGCCGGGGAAAAGGTCGCGCTGGTCGGCGAAAGCGGGTCCGGCAAATCGGTGACCGCGCAACTGGCGCTGGGGCGGCTGCAACAGGAACGCGGCACGCTGACGTCGGGGTTGATCGAGGTGGTCGGCCATGACCTGATCCGCGCGCCCCAGGCCATGGCGCCCGAACGCGGCCACCGGGTGACGATGATCTTCCAGGATCCGACATCCGCCCTGAACCCGGTCTTCCGCATCGGTGAGATCTTCGCCGAGGTCCTGCGCGCCGGCGGCCAAAGGGTGACAGAGACGCAGGCCCGCGACCGGGCGATGCAGGCGCTGGCCGAAGTGCATATTCCCGACCCGGCGCGCGCGCTGGACAGCTATCCGTTCCAGCTGTCGGGCGGCATGAACCAGCGCGTCATGATCGCCATGGCGCTGGCCAACGAACCCGAACTGCTGCTGGCGGACGAACCCGGCACCGCGCTGGACGTGACCGTGCAGGCCCAGACCCTGCGGCTGATGGACGACCTGGTGACGCAGAAGGGGACCGCGGTGCTGTTTATCTCGCACAACCTGTCGGTCGTGCGCGAATTCGCCGACCGGGTCTACGTGATCTACCGGGGCAAGATCGTGGAACACGGGCGCACGGACCAGCTCTTTGCCGACCCGCGCCACCCCTATACGCGCGCGCTGCTGTCGGCCGCGCCGAAACTGATCGGCGGCGGCCTGCCGGACCTTCCCGAACATTCCGACGCCTTCCGCGATCCGCTGATCGTGCACGACGGCTGCGGCGAACCCGACGAGGTGAACGCATGA
- a CDS encoding ABC-transporter permease protein → MSTKSPSVSPSVAWTEFRSNPISILGLVLVVFCVGLALCADVITPYPAHVGPIGDFTAINQAPSAAHWFGTDTIGRDLLTRIIYGFRLSLMMAVLVLSISMPVGVILGLFAGYMGGWVEFVLMRLTDIFLAIPPLVLAMAIMGFLPATLTNAMLAVTVMWWPWYTRLVYNVVRAEAREGYVLAAEVIGASPLHIMFREILPNCAPSVLTKLTLDIGFVVLMVSSLSFLGLGVQPPTPDLGSMVADGAKYMPDAWWLSIFPALAIMILVLGFNLLGDGLREAFDAEV, encoded by the coding sequence ATGAGCACGAAATCCCCGTCCGTATCCCCGTCCGTCGCCTGGACCGAATTCCGCTCGAACCCGATCTCGATCCTGGGCCTGGTGCTGGTCGTCTTCTGCGTCGGCCTCGCGCTGTGCGCCGATGTGATCACACCGTACCCCGCCCATGTCGGCCCGATCGGCGATTTCACCGCCATCAACCAGGCGCCCTCCGCCGCGCACTGGTTCGGCACCGACACCATCGGGCGCGACCTGCTCACGCGGATCATCTATGGCTTCCGCCTGTCGCTGATGATGGCCGTCCTGGTGCTGTCGATCTCGATGCCCGTCGGCGTGATCCTTGGCCTGTTCGCCGGTTACATGGGCGGTTGGGTGGAATTCGTCCTGATGCGCCTGACCGATATCTTCCTGGCGATCCCGCCGCTGGTGCTGGCCATGGCGATCATGGGCTTCCTGCCCGCGACCCTGACCAACGCCATGCTGGCCGTGACCGTCATGTGGTGGCCCTGGTACACGCGGCTGGTCTACAACGTGGTGCGCGCCGAGGCGCGCGAAGGCTACGTGCTGGCGGCCGAGGTGATCGGGGCCTCGCCGCTGCACATCATGTTCCGCGAGATCCTGCCCAATTGCGCGCCTTCAGTGCTGACCAAGCTGACGCTGGATATCGGGTTCGTCGTGCTGATGGTGTCGTCGCTGTCCTTCCTGGGCCTTGGGGTGCAGCCGCCGACACCGGACCTTGGGTCGATGGTGGCGGACGGGGCGAAATACATGCCCGACGCCTGGTGGCTGTCGATCTTCCCCGCGCTTGCGATCATGATCCTGGTGCTTGGCTTCAACCTGCTGGGCGACGGCCTGCGCGAAGCCTTCGACGCAGAGGTGTAA
- a CDS encoding ABC-transporter permease protein, whose amino-acid sequence MSPVFRLLLQRLAISVLVLIGVSVLIFVIARIVPGDPARIALGPNASQAQVDALREARHLNDPIVVQYGWFLRDLLHGDLGTSLYTKRPVTRDIATYFPATLELVLYAGAMMILLGLPLGRLAARLQRRWPDHLARLISVIAVCTPAFVWGVVLQLTFAYIWPIFPLEGRLSNGIDAPTHITGFYTLDALMTGQLSTFLDALYHLVLPATALAMSGIGQTARLTRSSMIETYRKPFIDMSRAYGFRESRIARRFAFWPSLIPTLTIVGLDFAAMLANAFLVERVFVWPGLSRYGVEVILRKDLDAIVGVVLVIAAMFLVTNLIVDLIVSIINPRIRLAERKAKA is encoded by the coding sequence ATGTCCCCCGTTTTTCGCCTTTTGCTGCAACGCCTCGCCATTTCGGTCCTCGTGCTGATCGGCGTGTCGGTCCTGATCTTCGTCATTGCCCGCATCGTGCCGGGCGATCCCGCGCGCATCGCGCTGGGGCCCAATGCCAGCCAGGCGCAGGTCGATGCGCTGCGCGAGGCGCGGCACCTGAACGACCCTATCGTCGTGCAATACGGCTGGTTCCTGCGGGACCTGCTGCACGGGGACCTGGGCACATCGCTTTACACCAAGCGCCCCGTGACCCGCGACATCGCCACCTATTTCCCCGCGACGCTGGAACTGGTGCTGTATGCCGGCGCCATGATGATCCTGCTGGGCCTGCCCTTGGGTCGCCTTGCCGCGCGGCTGCAGCGCCGCTGGCCCGACCATCTGGCCCGTCTGATCTCGGTCATCGCGGTCTGTACGCCCGCCTTTGTCTGGGGCGTCGTGCTGCAGCTGACATTCGCCTATATCTGGCCGATCTTCCCGCTTGAAGGACGCCTGTCCAACGGCATCGACGCGCCGACGCACATCACCGGGTTCTACACGCTCGACGCGCTGATGACGGGGCAATTGTCCACCTTTCTCGACGCGCTGTATCACCTGGTCCTGCCCGCCACGGCGCTGGCCATGTCCGGGATCGGGCAGACCGCGCGCCTGACCCGGTCGTCGATGATCGAAACCTACCGCAAGCCCTTCATCGACATGTCCCGTGCCTATGGGTTCCGCGAAAGCCGCATCGCGCGCCGCTTTGCCTTCTGGCCGTCGCTGATCCCGACGCTGACCATCGTGGGCCTGGATTTTGCCGCCATGCTGGCCAACGCATTCCTGGTGGAACGGGTGTTTGTCTGGCCCGGCCTGTCGCGTTACGGGGTCGAGGTGATCCTGCGCAAGGATCTGGACGCCATCGTCGGCGTCGTCCTGGTGATCGCGGCGATGTTCCTGGTGACCAACCTGATCGTCGACCTGATCGTGTCGATCATCAATCCCCGCATCCGGCTGGCCGAACGAAAGGCGAAGGCATGA